CGACCGGCTGCTGGCGCAGGAGTATCTCGCGGTACTGCGCCAGCATGATATCAGGGTGCTGATGGCCTGAAGGCGGCCACGTCGATGCCGTGACGGCGGATCTTGTTATACAGCGCGCCGCGCGACAGGTTCAGCGTCAGCGCCACCTGGCGCAGATTGCCCTGCAGCTCGCGCAGGCAGGCTTCGATCTGCGCTTTTTCAACCGCTTTCAGGCTGCCGCTGGCGCTGCTCGTCGCGCTGCCGCGCAGCGGTCCGGCGCTCAGCCGCAGCTCGTCCGGCAGGTTGTCCGCCGCGATCGTCGCCCCTTCGCAAATATTCAGCGTACGTTCGACGACGTTCTCCAGCTCACGCACGTTACCCGGCCAGGCATAGCCGCTCAGCACGCGCAGCGCCTCATCGCTGAAGGCCGGCAGCGGCCGCTGCAGCGCCCGGCTGACTTTATCGCAGAACAGGGCGGTCAGGTCGGCAATATCCTCGCGGCGCTCGCGCAGCGGCGGCACCGCCAGGCCAATCACGTTAAGGCGGAACCACAGGTCGCGGCGGAACGAACCGTTCTCCACCGCTTTCAGCAGGTCGCGGTGGGTGGCGGCGATAATCCGCACGTCCACCGCCAGCGGCCGCTTGCCGCCGATACGCGTGACTTCCCCCTCCTGCAGTACGCGCAGCAGGCTGGTCTGCGCCTCCAGCGGCATATCGCCGATCTCGTCGAGGAACAACGTGCCGCCGTCGGCCAGCTCAAATTTCCCCGCCGCGCCGCCCTTACGTGAGCCGGTAAAGGCCCCGTCTTCATAGCCAAACAGCTCGCTCTGCACCAGATCGCGCGGCAGCGCGCCGCAGTTCAGCGCCAGGAACGGCCCGCTCTGGCGCGCGCTGGCGTTGTGGATCGACTGGGCAAACAGCTCCTTGCCGGTGCCGCTCTCGCCGCTCAGCAGCACGGTACTGTCGCTGCGTGCCGCCGCACGCGCCATATTCAGCACGCTGCGCAGCGCCGCCGACTGGCCGCAAATCATCTCAAAGCTGTAGCTGGCGCTGCTGCCGAGCACCCGGCGGGTGATTTCACGGATGCGGCGGTGCTCGCGCAGCGAGATCACCCGGCCGCCTTCCGGAGTGATCACCACTGAAATCAGGCAGGAGACGCGGGTGCGGCCGTCCGGGCAGACGGTCAGGTTGCGGTCGCGGCAGGCGGGCAGGGCCTTGAGGCTGACGCCCTCCGGCTTTAGCACCGCATCAATATCCTGATATCGCACCTCATCGCTCAGCGCCAGCACCTGGCGGGCATACGGGTTAAGCAGGCGGATCGTGCCCTGCGGGCCGGTAACGATCACCCCTTCATGCAGCGACTCGACGATTGAGGCCTGCTCGTTGAGCAGCTGTCGCAGCTTAAGCTGCTGCGAAATCGCTTCCGCCGCGGCCTGCACGGTGCCGAGCGTGTGGTAGTGAAAGGCGTGCTGGCTGGCGGTCAGCGTCAGCACGCCGAGCAGGTTGCCCAGCTCGTCGCGCACCGGTGCGGCCGCGCAGTGTTTACCGCGCTCGCGCAGCGCGCGCATATAGTTCTCTTCGCTAAGCAGCCACACCAGCCGGTTTTCGCTCAGGCAGCGCCCGGAGCAGTTAGTGCCCTGCACCGACTCCAGCAGAATACTGCCGATCGGCGTTAAATCCTGGCCGCAGAAGGCAATGGTCACGCCATGCGCATCGGTCAGGTTGATATGGCCGTCCGGGTTATAGGCCAGCAGGTTACGCATCACCTCCTGCGCGATGGTAATCAGCCCGGCGTTGCTCTCCAGCACCGCGCGCAGCTGCTCGGGCGCAATAAAGGTGTAGCGGAACGCTTCGGGGTTAATGCCCAGCCGGCGGCTGCGCTGCCACGAAGCCAGCACCGTGCCGCGTAAACCGGGTGGCGTCTGACCGGCGGCGAACGCATCCCACGCCCGGTTCAGCTCCCCCGGCTGTGCCGACAGCGGCGCCTCCGACATGCGGGCAATCAGCCCCCACTCCTCTTCCCCGAACTGCCCCTGCTCGCTCATGCTGCCACTCCTGCCGAATTGAGGTGTTCATAATACAGACATGTTCACAAATCATGTTCTGTTTATAAACATGCTGTGATCGCCATCATTTTTTAACTGACTGAAATTTCAGGATATCGGAGTTGGCACAGCCCTTGCTAACTGACATGTATCTGGCCTGCGGTGTCTTACCCGATCCCCGGTTGCGTCATTAAAACAACAACTCCACACCCTACACATAAAGGAAATTAGCATGTCTGAGACTCAAAAAGTGATTCGCGTTGGCCTGATCGGCGCCGGTCGTATGGGCTCTTTCCACGGCCAGACGCTGGCGCAGCGGATCCCGGGCGCAACGCTGGCAGCGGTGGCCGATCCGGTGCCGGGGGCGGCAGAACGTCTGGCCGCGAAACTGGGTGCGGCAAAGTTCTTTACCGATCCGCAGGCGCTGCTGAACGATCCTGAAATCGATGCCGTGGCGATCGTCTCCCCGGCGCGTACCCACGCCGAACTGGTGGTGGCGGCGGCGAAAGCCGGTAAAGGCGTCTTCTGCGAAAAACCGATGGCGGTCACGCTGGAAGAGGCGGACCAGGCGATTGCCGCCGCGAAAGAGGCGGGCGTAGTGCTGCAGGTCGGCTTTAACCGTCGTTACGTCAGCGGTTTCAGCGCGGCGTACCAGGAGATCAAAGCGGGAAAAATCGGTACGCCACAGCTGCTGCGATCCACCACCCGTGACCCGGTGCTGAACGATCCGTCGCGCATCCCGCACTGGACCATCTTCCTGGAAACGCTGATCCACGACTTCGATATCCTGCTGCACCTTAACCCGGGCGCGAAGCCGGTTTCAGTCTATGCGGTGGCCGATGCGCTGGTGCGCCCGGACTTTAAAGAACAGGGCCTGCTGGATACGGCGGTGGTCAATATCCGCTTTGATAACGGCGCGATCGCCACCGCAGAAGCCAACTTCCAGGCGGTGTACGGCTACGACGTGCGTGCCGAAGTGTTCGGCAGCCAGGGGATGCTGCAGGCGGGCAGTATCAATATCAACAACTGCGTGCGTTATACCGCAGCGGGGATCTCCATCGATACTTCACGTCAGGATACCGACCTGCTGCATGATGCGTATGTCGCAGAACTGACTGATTTTGTTGATTGTGTGCGCAACAAGCGTCAGGCTGAAGCCAGTGGCGAAGCCGCCCGTAACGCGCTGGCCGTGGCGCTGGCCTGCATCGAATCCGTGCAGACTAACCAGCCTGTGCAACCGTAAGGAACCTGAATATGTCGCACTACTCGCTTTCCGTTTGTGCTGAAATGGTGTTTACCGATCT
This portion of the Erwinia sp. E602 genome encodes:
- a CDS encoding Gfo/Idh/MocA family oxidoreductase, whose translation is MSETQKVIRVGLIGAGRMGSFHGQTLAQRIPGATLAAVADPVPGAAERLAAKLGAAKFFTDPQALLNDPEIDAVAIVSPARTHAELVVAAAKAGKGVFCEKPMAVTLEEADQAIAAAKEAGVVLQVGFNRRYVSGFSAAYQEIKAGKIGTPQLLRSTTRDPVLNDPSRIPHWTIFLETLIHDFDILLHLNPGAKPVSVYAVADALVRPDFKEQGLLDTAVVNIRFDNGAIATAEANFQAVYGYDVRAEVFGSQGMLQAGSININNCVRYTAAGISIDTSRQDTDLLHDAYVAELTDFVDCVRNKRQAEASGEAARNALAVALACIESVQTNQPVQP
- a CDS encoding sigma 54-interacting transcriptional regulator; the protein is MSEQGQFGEEEWGLIARMSEAPLSAQPGELNRAWDAFAAGQTPPGLRGTVLASWQRSRRLGINPEAFRYTFIAPEQLRAVLESNAGLITIAQEVMRNLLAYNPDGHINLTDAHGVTIAFCGQDLTPIGSILLESVQGTNCSGRCLSENRLVWLLSEENYMRALRERGKHCAAAPVRDELGNLLGVLTLTASQHAFHYHTLGTVQAAAEAISQQLKLRQLLNEQASIVESLHEGVIVTGPQGTIRLLNPYARQVLALSDEVRYQDIDAVLKPEGVSLKALPACRDRNLTVCPDGRTRVSCLISVVITPEGGRVISLREHRRIREITRRVLGSSASYSFEMICGQSAALRSVLNMARAAARSDSTVLLSGESGTGKELFAQSIHNASARQSGPFLALNCGALPRDLVQSELFGYEDGAFTGSRKGGAAGKFELADGGTLFLDEIGDMPLEAQTSLLRVLQEGEVTRIGGKRPLAVDVRIIAATHRDLLKAVENGSFRRDLWFRLNVIGLAVPPLRERREDIADLTALFCDKVSRALQRPLPAFSDEALRVLSGYAWPGNVRELENVVERTLNICEGATIAADNLPDELRLSAGPLRGSATSSASGSLKAVEKAQIEACLRELQGNLRQVALTLNLSRGALYNKIRRHGIDVAAFRPSAP